The following coding sequences lie in one Cygnus olor isolate bCygOlo1 chromosome 8, bCygOlo1.pri.v2, whole genome shotgun sequence genomic window:
- the ZNF644 gene encoding zinc finger protein 644 isoform X2, with protein sequence MDDLEINTEVTGAKEEEEILCDDNFISEEEGGIPKSQESDTSFQKNNTLTLPEELSRDRCEKALSGGQTSLFIHTGAPTVSSENFILSRGTAVNGPVSHSTSTKTSIMNKGSVSLTTGQPVGHHTDSCSTLTVVQDLQLPAKSTTQKSNQHQVLFLLPDVAHAKNMTHSIKNLPTSASIGCDSQKSVGNSVDSTLVGQVEVCEDDKNLLVKDDCVDTLTGISSGTGGFRSGCDPTWDPQKEFIQFLMTNEETIEKSPIHCKVGLEKKRKRKMDVSKITRYTEDCFGDTSYIPSKSKLLSVDFLEQNEELQMVEPQKYSLSKVKPESTDEELEAVDAIQQLIYSPTGSCAEDASPVHTSTFLSNTLKNKCEQNDSESPSTFSTDEPSFYPCTKCNVNFREKKHLHRHMMYHLDGNSHFRHLNVPRPYACRECGRTFRDRNSLLKHMIIHQERRQKLMEEIRELKELQDEGRSARLQCPQCVFGTNCPKTFVQHAKTHEKDKRYYCCEECNFMAVTENELECHRGIAHGAVVKCSIIGSDVSQRKSQKKASMKDPYLGSSKKSSTYMCKMCPFTTSARSILKKHMEYLHPTSCIDPFGSHLRLEKRKGSILEESLDFGSRTKQLMKQSTFPKNSVLKQDVKRSFGSTSQSSNFTKLHKRPYRIQKARKSVSQSSKLNSAEKKDSYETEDESSWDNVELCDYTTQSVEDESYNDINQEHVSLFPIFKGKMEDHETVDKSSLSYEQNDGFYFEYYEDAEGSNFLHELHDPQNLENVGSALPKHNSVFHWTDLSLEKKSCPYCPATFETGVGLSNHVRGHLHRAGLSYEARHVVSPEQIATSDKMQHFKRTGTGTPVKRVRKVEKSETSSEHTCQLCGGWFDTKIGLSNHVRGHLKRLGKTKWDAHKSPICVLNEMMQNEEKYEKILKALNSRRIIPRPFVAQKFASNDDFLSQNVIPLEAYHNGLKTEDTSVSASEEEGLSFLNECDETKAVLHDEKKNQSLTLIELLKNKRLGEERNPDISPQKIHNQTARKRFVQKCVLPLNEDSPLMYQPQKMDLTMQSGMPVKLRTCVHCNTTFTSAVSLSNHLRAYARKKSAGLLTGTALDCKQKKSRSRSGSKKKMLPLPHSADEVYILRCRFCGLVFRGPLSVQEDWIKHLQRHIVNANLPRTGAGMVEVTSLLKKPASITETSFSLLMAEAAS encoded by the exons ATGGATGACTTAGAGATAAATACTGAAGTCACTGGTGctaaagaagaagaagaaattctgtGTGATGATAATTTCATATCTGAGGAAGAAGGTGGCATTCCTAAATCACAAGAGAGCGACACGTCATTTCAGAAGAACAATACACTGACTCTGCCTGAGGAGCTATCAAGGGACAGATGTGAAAAAGCCTTAAGTGGAGGCCAGACTTCTCTATTTATACACACTGGTGCTCCTACTGTTTCTAGTGAAAACTTTATCTTGTCTAGAGGAACTGCTGTTAATGGACCAGTTTCACACTCCACCTCAACTAAGACTTCCATTATGAATAAAGGCAGTGTTTCATTAACCACTGGACAGCCTGTAGGTCATCATACAGATTCCTGCTCAACTTTGACAGTGGTTCAAGACCTTCAGCTGCCTGCAAAGAGTacaacacaaaaatcaaatcagcaccaagttttatttttgttacctGATGTAGCACATGCTAAGAACATGACTCATTCCATTAAAAATCTACCTACCTCTGCTTCAATTGGTTGTGATTCACAGAAATCAGTAGGTAATAGTGTAGATAGCACTTTAGTAGGCCAAGTAGAAGTTTGTGAGGATGATAAAAATTTACTGGTAAAAGATGATTGTGTTGATACATTAACAGGCATTTCCTCAGGTACAGGTGGTTTCAGATCGGGATGTGATCCCACCTGGGATCCACAAAAAGAGTTTATACAGTTTCTTAtgacaaatgaagaaacaataGAGAAGTCTCCAATTCACTGTAAAGTaggtttagaaaaaaagagaaaaagaaaaatggatgttAGTAAAATAACACGCTATACTGAAGACTGTTTTGGTGATACCAGTTATATTCCTAGTAAATCAAAACTGCTAAGTGTTGACTTCTTAGAACAGAATGAAGAGCTACAAATGGTAGaaccacaaaaatattcattgaGTAAAGTAAAGCCTGAATCCACAGATGAAGAGCTGGAAGCTGTTGATGCTATCCAACAACTCATTTATAGTCCCACTGGTAGCTGTGCAGAAGATGCTTCTCCTGTTCACACTAGCACttttctttccaatactttaaaaaataaatgtgaacaGAATGATTCTGAATCACCATCTACTTTCAGTACTGATGAACCATCATTTTATCCCTGTACAAAGTGCAATGTGAATTTTAGGGAGAAGAAACATCTGCATAGGCATATGATGTACCATTTAGATGGGAACAGCCATTTCCGACATCTCAATGTCCCAAGGCCCTATGCATGTAGGGAATGTGGAAGGACATTTCGAGATCGTAATTCACTTCTTAAACATATGATAATTCACcaggaaagaaggcagaaacTGATGGAAGAAATCCGTGAGCTTAAAGAACTTCAGGATGAGGGTAGGAGTGCACGGTTACAGTGCCCCCAATGTGTATTTGGTACTAATTGTCCCAAAACATTTGTGCAGCATGCAAAGACccatgaaaaagataaaagatattATTGCTGTGAGGAATGCAATTTCATGGCTgtgacagaaaatgaacttgAATGCCATCGAGGGATTGCTCATGGAGCAGTAGTCAAATGTTCCATTATTGGTAGTGACGTGTCCCAgaggaaatcacagaaaaaggcATCCATGAAAGATCCATATTTAGGATCCTCAAAAAAGTCATCAACGTATATGTGTAAGATGTGTCCATTTACAACTTCAGctagaagcattttaaaaaaacacatggaatACCTGCATCCAACATCTTGCATTGATCCCTTTGGTAGCCATCTTAGactagaaaagaggaaaggcagCATTTTAGAAGAATCTTTAGATTTTGGTAGCAGGACAAAACAGTTGATGAAACAATCTACATTTCCAAAAAACTCAGTTTTAAAACAGGATGTAAAAAGATCTTTTGGCTCTACTTCACAGTCCAGTAACTTCACCAAACTTCACAAGAGACCCTACAGGATACAGAAGGCCCGGAAAAGTGTTTCACAGTCATCT aaacttaactctgctgaaaaaaaagacagctatGAAACGGAGGATGAAAGTTCATGGGATAATGTTGAACTATGTGATTACACTACACAGTCTGTGGAGGACGAATCTTACAATGATATTAATCAGGAGCATGTAAGCCTATTCCCCATATTCAAAGGTAAAATGGAAGATCATGAAACTGTTGATAAATCTTCGCTTAGTTATGAGCAGAATgatggcttttattttgaatattacGAAGATGCTGAGGGTAGTAACTTCCTCCATGAGCTGCATGATCCTCAGAATTTAGAAAACGTAGGATCAGCATTGCCAAAACATAATTCAGTTTTCCATTGGACTGATTTGTCGCTTGAAAAGAAGTCCTGCCCATACTGCCCAGCAACCTTTGAAACAGGTGTTGGATTGTCCAATCATGTCAGAGGGCATCTTCACAGAGCTGGATTGAGCTATGAAGCCCGTCATGTTGTTTCACCAGAACAGATAGCAACAAGTGacaaaatgcaacattttaaaagaactggAACAGGAACTCCTGTTAAGCGTGTTAGAAAAG TTGAGAAATCTGAAACTTCCTCTGAGCATACGTGTCAGCTCTGTGGAGGCTGGTTTGATACTAAAATTGGATTGTCAAATCATGTACGAGGACACCTGAAGAGGCTTGGCAAAACCAAGTGGGATGCTCACAAGTCTCCGATCTGTGTTCTGAATGAGATGATGCAAAATGAAGAGAAGTATGAAAAAATTCTAAAGGCTTTGAATAGTCGCCGCATTATTCCCAGACCGTTTGTTGCTCAGAAATTTGCATCAAATGATGACTTTTTATCTCAGAATGTTATACCTCTTGAAGCATACCATAATGGCCTAAAGACTGAAGATACATCTGTGTCTGCATCGGAGGAAGAAGGGCTGAGTTTCCTAAATGAATGTgatgaaacaaaagcagtactacatgatgaaaaaaaaaatcaatcactTACACTGAtagaacttctgaaaaataaaaggttaggagaagaaaggaatcCTGATATTTCTCCTCAGAAGATTCATAATCAAACTGCGAGAAAGAGGTTTGTTCAGAAATGTGTTCTTCCATTAAATGAAGACAGTCCATTGATGTATCAGCCACAAAAAATGGACTTGACTATGCAGTCAG GTATGCCTGTGAAGCTTAGAACGTGTGTGCATTGCAATACGACGTTTACAAGTGCTGTTAGCCTGTCCAACCACTTACGCGCTTATGCACGAAAGAAGAGTGCTGGACTTTTGACTGGGACAG CTTTAGACTGTAAGCAAAAGAAGTCAAGGTCAAGATctggaagcaagaaaaaaatgctgccattACCTCATAGTGCTGATGAAGTTTACATACTCAGATGCAG
- the ZNF644 gene encoding zinc finger protein 644 isoform X1, protein MDDLEINTEVTGAKEEEEILCDDNFISEEEGGIPKSQESDTSFQKNNTLTLPEELSRDRCEKALSGGQTSLFIHTGAPTVSSENFILSRGTAVNGPVSHSTSTKTSIMNKGSVSLTTGQPVGHHTDSCSTLTVVQDLQLPAKSTTQKSNQHQVLFLLPDVAHAKNMTHSIKNLPTSASIGCDSQKSVGNSVDSTLVGQVEVCEDDKNLLVKDDCVDTLTGISSGTGGFRSGCDPTWDPQKEFIQFLMTNEETIEKSPIHCKVGLEKKRKRKMDVSKITRYTEDCFGDTSYIPSKSKLLSVDFLEQNEELQMVEPQKYSLSKVKPESTDEELEAVDAIQQLIYSPTGSCAEDASPVHTSTFLSNTLKNKCEQNDSESPSTFSTDEPSFYPCTKCNVNFREKKHLHRHMMYHLDGNSHFRHLNVPRPYACRECGRTFRDRNSLLKHMIIHQERRQKLMEEIRELKELQDEGRSARLQCPQCVFGTNCPKTFVQHAKTHEKDKRYYCCEECNFMAVTENELECHRGIAHGAVVKCSIIGSDVSQRKSQKKASMKDPYLGSSKKSSTYMCKMCPFTTSARSILKKHMEYLHPTSCIDPFGSHLRLEKRKGSILEESLDFGSRTKQLMKQSTFPKNSVLKQDVKRSFGSTSQSSNFTKLHKRPYRIQKARKSVSQSSKLNSAEKKDSYETEDESSWDNVELCDYTTQSVEDESYNDINQEHVSLFPIFKGKMEDHETVDKSSLSYEQNDGFYFEYYEDAEGSNFLHELHDPQNLENVGSALPKHNSVFHWTDLSLEKKSCPYCPATFETGVGLSNHVRGHLHRAGLSYEARHVVSPEQIATSDKMQHFKRTGTGTPVKRVRKAVEKSETSSEHTCQLCGGWFDTKIGLSNHVRGHLKRLGKTKWDAHKSPICVLNEMMQNEEKYEKILKALNSRRIIPRPFVAQKFASNDDFLSQNVIPLEAYHNGLKTEDTSVSASEEEGLSFLNECDETKAVLHDEKKNQSLTLIELLKNKRLGEERNPDISPQKIHNQTARKRFVQKCVLPLNEDSPLMYQPQKMDLTMQSGMPVKLRTCVHCNTTFTSAVSLSNHLRAYARKKSAGLLTGTALDCKQKKSRSRSGSKKKMLPLPHSADEVYILRCRFCGLVFRGPLSVQEDWIKHLQRHIVNANLPRTGAGMVEVTSLLKKPASITETSFSLLMAEAAS, encoded by the exons ATGGATGACTTAGAGATAAATACTGAAGTCACTGGTGctaaagaagaagaagaaattctgtGTGATGATAATTTCATATCTGAGGAAGAAGGTGGCATTCCTAAATCACAAGAGAGCGACACGTCATTTCAGAAGAACAATACACTGACTCTGCCTGAGGAGCTATCAAGGGACAGATGTGAAAAAGCCTTAAGTGGAGGCCAGACTTCTCTATTTATACACACTGGTGCTCCTACTGTTTCTAGTGAAAACTTTATCTTGTCTAGAGGAACTGCTGTTAATGGACCAGTTTCACACTCCACCTCAACTAAGACTTCCATTATGAATAAAGGCAGTGTTTCATTAACCACTGGACAGCCTGTAGGTCATCATACAGATTCCTGCTCAACTTTGACAGTGGTTCAAGACCTTCAGCTGCCTGCAAAGAGTacaacacaaaaatcaaatcagcaccaagttttatttttgttacctGATGTAGCACATGCTAAGAACATGACTCATTCCATTAAAAATCTACCTACCTCTGCTTCAATTGGTTGTGATTCACAGAAATCAGTAGGTAATAGTGTAGATAGCACTTTAGTAGGCCAAGTAGAAGTTTGTGAGGATGATAAAAATTTACTGGTAAAAGATGATTGTGTTGATACATTAACAGGCATTTCCTCAGGTACAGGTGGTTTCAGATCGGGATGTGATCCCACCTGGGATCCACAAAAAGAGTTTATACAGTTTCTTAtgacaaatgaagaaacaataGAGAAGTCTCCAATTCACTGTAAAGTaggtttagaaaaaaagagaaaaagaaaaatggatgttAGTAAAATAACACGCTATACTGAAGACTGTTTTGGTGATACCAGTTATATTCCTAGTAAATCAAAACTGCTAAGTGTTGACTTCTTAGAACAGAATGAAGAGCTACAAATGGTAGaaccacaaaaatattcattgaGTAAAGTAAAGCCTGAATCCACAGATGAAGAGCTGGAAGCTGTTGATGCTATCCAACAACTCATTTATAGTCCCACTGGTAGCTGTGCAGAAGATGCTTCTCCTGTTCACACTAGCACttttctttccaatactttaaaaaataaatgtgaacaGAATGATTCTGAATCACCATCTACTTTCAGTACTGATGAACCATCATTTTATCCCTGTACAAAGTGCAATGTGAATTTTAGGGAGAAGAAACATCTGCATAGGCATATGATGTACCATTTAGATGGGAACAGCCATTTCCGACATCTCAATGTCCCAAGGCCCTATGCATGTAGGGAATGTGGAAGGACATTTCGAGATCGTAATTCACTTCTTAAACATATGATAATTCACcaggaaagaaggcagaaacTGATGGAAGAAATCCGTGAGCTTAAAGAACTTCAGGATGAGGGTAGGAGTGCACGGTTACAGTGCCCCCAATGTGTATTTGGTACTAATTGTCCCAAAACATTTGTGCAGCATGCAAAGACccatgaaaaagataaaagatattATTGCTGTGAGGAATGCAATTTCATGGCTgtgacagaaaatgaacttgAATGCCATCGAGGGATTGCTCATGGAGCAGTAGTCAAATGTTCCATTATTGGTAGTGACGTGTCCCAgaggaaatcacagaaaaaggcATCCATGAAAGATCCATATTTAGGATCCTCAAAAAAGTCATCAACGTATATGTGTAAGATGTGTCCATTTACAACTTCAGctagaagcattttaaaaaaacacatggaatACCTGCATCCAACATCTTGCATTGATCCCTTTGGTAGCCATCTTAGactagaaaagaggaaaggcagCATTTTAGAAGAATCTTTAGATTTTGGTAGCAGGACAAAACAGTTGATGAAACAATCTACATTTCCAAAAAACTCAGTTTTAAAACAGGATGTAAAAAGATCTTTTGGCTCTACTTCACAGTCCAGTAACTTCACCAAACTTCACAAGAGACCCTACAGGATACAGAAGGCCCGGAAAAGTGTTTCACAGTCATCT aaacttaactctgctgaaaaaaaagacagctatGAAACGGAGGATGAAAGTTCATGGGATAATGTTGAACTATGTGATTACACTACACAGTCTGTGGAGGACGAATCTTACAATGATATTAATCAGGAGCATGTAAGCCTATTCCCCATATTCAAAGGTAAAATGGAAGATCATGAAACTGTTGATAAATCTTCGCTTAGTTATGAGCAGAATgatggcttttattttgaatattacGAAGATGCTGAGGGTAGTAACTTCCTCCATGAGCTGCATGATCCTCAGAATTTAGAAAACGTAGGATCAGCATTGCCAAAACATAATTCAGTTTTCCATTGGACTGATTTGTCGCTTGAAAAGAAGTCCTGCCCATACTGCCCAGCAACCTTTGAAACAGGTGTTGGATTGTCCAATCATGTCAGAGGGCATCTTCACAGAGCTGGATTGAGCTATGAAGCCCGTCATGTTGTTTCACCAGAACAGATAGCAACAAGTGacaaaatgcaacattttaaaagaactggAACAGGAACTCCTGTTAAGCGTGTTAGAAAAG caGTTGAGAAATCTGAAACTTCCTCTGAGCATACGTGTCAGCTCTGTGGAGGCTGGTTTGATACTAAAATTGGATTGTCAAATCATGTACGAGGACACCTGAAGAGGCTTGGCAAAACCAAGTGGGATGCTCACAAGTCTCCGATCTGTGTTCTGAATGAGATGATGCAAAATGAAGAGAAGTATGAAAAAATTCTAAAGGCTTTGAATAGTCGCCGCATTATTCCCAGACCGTTTGTTGCTCAGAAATTTGCATCAAATGATGACTTTTTATCTCAGAATGTTATACCTCTTGAAGCATACCATAATGGCCTAAAGACTGAAGATACATCTGTGTCTGCATCGGAGGAAGAAGGGCTGAGTTTCCTAAATGAATGTgatgaaacaaaagcagtactacatgatgaaaaaaaaaatcaatcactTACACTGAtagaacttctgaaaaataaaaggttaggagaagaaaggaatcCTGATATTTCTCCTCAGAAGATTCATAATCAAACTGCGAGAAAGAGGTTTGTTCAGAAATGTGTTCTTCCATTAAATGAAGACAGTCCATTGATGTATCAGCCACAAAAAATGGACTTGACTATGCAGTCAG GTATGCCTGTGAAGCTTAGAACGTGTGTGCATTGCAATACGACGTTTACAAGTGCTGTTAGCCTGTCCAACCACTTACGCGCTTATGCACGAAAGAAGAGTGCTGGACTTTTGACTGGGACAG CTTTAGACTGTAAGCAAAAGAAGTCAAGGTCAAGATctggaagcaagaaaaaaatgctgccattACCTCATAGTGCTGATGAAGTTTACATACTCAGATGCAG
- the ZNF644 gene encoding zinc finger protein 644 isoform X3 — MDDLEINTEVTGAKEEEEILCDDNFISEEEGGIPKSQESDTSFQKNNTLTLPEELSRDRCEKALSGGQTSLFIHTGAPTVSSENFILSRGTAVNGPVSHSTSTKTSIMNKGSVSLTTGQPVGHHTDSCSTLTVVQDLQLPAKSTTQKSNQHQVLFLLPDVAHAKNMTHSIKNLPTSASIGCDSQKSVGNSVDSTLVGQVEVCEDDKNLLVKDDCVDTLTGISSGTGGFRSGCDPTWDPQKEFIQFLMTNEETIEKSPIHCKVGLEKKRKRKMDVSKITRYTEDCFGDTSYIPSKSKLLSVDFLEQNEELQMVEPQKYSLSKVKPESTDEELEAVDAIQQLIYSPTGSCAEDASPVHTSTFLSNTLKNKCEQNDSESPSTFSTDEPSFYPCTKCNVNFREKKHLHRHMMYHLDGNSHFRHLNVPRPYACRECGRTFRDRNSLLKHMIIHQERRQKLMEEIRELKELQDEGRSARLQCPQCVFGTNCPKTFVQHAKTHEKDKRYYCCEECNFMAVTENELECHRGIAHGAVVKCSIIGSDVSQRKSQKKASMKDPYLGSSKKSSTYMCKMCPFTTSARSILKKHMEYLHPTSCIDPFGSHLRLEKRKGSILEESLDFGSRTKQLMKQSTFPKNSVLKQDVKRSFGSTSQSSNFTKLHKRPYRIQKARKSVSQSSKLNSAEKKDSYETEDESSWDNVELCDYTTQSVEDESYNDINQEHVSLFPIFKGKMEDHETVDKSSLSYEQNDGFYFEYYEDAEGSNFLHELHDPQNLENVGSALPKHNSVFHWTDLSLEKKSCPYCPATFETGVGLSNHVRGHLHRAGLSYEARHVVSPEQIATSDKMQHFKRTGTGTPVKRVRKAVEKSETSSEHTCQLCGGWFDTKIGLSNHVRGHLKRLGKTKWDAHKSPICVLNEMMQNEEKYEKILKALNSRRIIPRPFVAQKFASNDDFLSQNVIPLEAYHNGLKTEDTSVSASEEEGLSFLNECDETKAVLHDEKKNQSLTLIELLKNKRLGEERNPDISPQKIHNQTARKRFVQKCVLPLNEDSPLMYQPQKMDLTMQSALDCKQKKSRSRSGSKKKMLPLPHSADEVYILRCRFCGLVFRGPLSVQEDWIKHLQRHIVNANLPRTGAGMVEVTSLLKKPASITETSFSLLMAEAAS; from the exons ATGGATGACTTAGAGATAAATACTGAAGTCACTGGTGctaaagaagaagaagaaattctgtGTGATGATAATTTCATATCTGAGGAAGAAGGTGGCATTCCTAAATCACAAGAGAGCGACACGTCATTTCAGAAGAACAATACACTGACTCTGCCTGAGGAGCTATCAAGGGACAGATGTGAAAAAGCCTTAAGTGGAGGCCAGACTTCTCTATTTATACACACTGGTGCTCCTACTGTTTCTAGTGAAAACTTTATCTTGTCTAGAGGAACTGCTGTTAATGGACCAGTTTCACACTCCACCTCAACTAAGACTTCCATTATGAATAAAGGCAGTGTTTCATTAACCACTGGACAGCCTGTAGGTCATCATACAGATTCCTGCTCAACTTTGACAGTGGTTCAAGACCTTCAGCTGCCTGCAAAGAGTacaacacaaaaatcaaatcagcaccaagttttatttttgttacctGATGTAGCACATGCTAAGAACATGACTCATTCCATTAAAAATCTACCTACCTCTGCTTCAATTGGTTGTGATTCACAGAAATCAGTAGGTAATAGTGTAGATAGCACTTTAGTAGGCCAAGTAGAAGTTTGTGAGGATGATAAAAATTTACTGGTAAAAGATGATTGTGTTGATACATTAACAGGCATTTCCTCAGGTACAGGTGGTTTCAGATCGGGATGTGATCCCACCTGGGATCCACAAAAAGAGTTTATACAGTTTCTTAtgacaaatgaagaaacaataGAGAAGTCTCCAATTCACTGTAAAGTaggtttagaaaaaaagagaaaaagaaaaatggatgttAGTAAAATAACACGCTATACTGAAGACTGTTTTGGTGATACCAGTTATATTCCTAGTAAATCAAAACTGCTAAGTGTTGACTTCTTAGAACAGAATGAAGAGCTACAAATGGTAGaaccacaaaaatattcattgaGTAAAGTAAAGCCTGAATCCACAGATGAAGAGCTGGAAGCTGTTGATGCTATCCAACAACTCATTTATAGTCCCACTGGTAGCTGTGCAGAAGATGCTTCTCCTGTTCACACTAGCACttttctttccaatactttaaaaaataaatgtgaacaGAATGATTCTGAATCACCATCTACTTTCAGTACTGATGAACCATCATTTTATCCCTGTACAAAGTGCAATGTGAATTTTAGGGAGAAGAAACATCTGCATAGGCATATGATGTACCATTTAGATGGGAACAGCCATTTCCGACATCTCAATGTCCCAAGGCCCTATGCATGTAGGGAATGTGGAAGGACATTTCGAGATCGTAATTCACTTCTTAAACATATGATAATTCACcaggaaagaaggcagaaacTGATGGAAGAAATCCGTGAGCTTAAAGAACTTCAGGATGAGGGTAGGAGTGCACGGTTACAGTGCCCCCAATGTGTATTTGGTACTAATTGTCCCAAAACATTTGTGCAGCATGCAAAGACccatgaaaaagataaaagatattATTGCTGTGAGGAATGCAATTTCATGGCTgtgacagaaaatgaacttgAATGCCATCGAGGGATTGCTCATGGAGCAGTAGTCAAATGTTCCATTATTGGTAGTGACGTGTCCCAgaggaaatcacagaaaaaggcATCCATGAAAGATCCATATTTAGGATCCTCAAAAAAGTCATCAACGTATATGTGTAAGATGTGTCCATTTACAACTTCAGctagaagcattttaaaaaaacacatggaatACCTGCATCCAACATCTTGCATTGATCCCTTTGGTAGCCATCTTAGactagaaaagaggaaaggcagCATTTTAGAAGAATCTTTAGATTTTGGTAGCAGGACAAAACAGTTGATGAAACAATCTACATTTCCAAAAAACTCAGTTTTAAAACAGGATGTAAAAAGATCTTTTGGCTCTACTTCACAGTCCAGTAACTTCACCAAACTTCACAAGAGACCCTACAGGATACAGAAGGCCCGGAAAAGTGTTTCACAGTCATCT aaacttaactctgctgaaaaaaaagacagctatGAAACGGAGGATGAAAGTTCATGGGATAATGTTGAACTATGTGATTACACTACACAGTCTGTGGAGGACGAATCTTACAATGATATTAATCAGGAGCATGTAAGCCTATTCCCCATATTCAAAGGTAAAATGGAAGATCATGAAACTGTTGATAAATCTTCGCTTAGTTATGAGCAGAATgatggcttttattttgaatattacGAAGATGCTGAGGGTAGTAACTTCCTCCATGAGCTGCATGATCCTCAGAATTTAGAAAACGTAGGATCAGCATTGCCAAAACATAATTCAGTTTTCCATTGGACTGATTTGTCGCTTGAAAAGAAGTCCTGCCCATACTGCCCAGCAACCTTTGAAACAGGTGTTGGATTGTCCAATCATGTCAGAGGGCATCTTCACAGAGCTGGATTGAGCTATGAAGCCCGTCATGTTGTTTCACCAGAACAGATAGCAACAAGTGacaaaatgcaacattttaaaagaactggAACAGGAACTCCTGTTAAGCGTGTTAGAAAAG caGTTGAGAAATCTGAAACTTCCTCTGAGCATACGTGTCAGCTCTGTGGAGGCTGGTTTGATACTAAAATTGGATTGTCAAATCATGTACGAGGACACCTGAAGAGGCTTGGCAAAACCAAGTGGGATGCTCACAAGTCTCCGATCTGTGTTCTGAATGAGATGATGCAAAATGAAGAGAAGTATGAAAAAATTCTAAAGGCTTTGAATAGTCGCCGCATTATTCCCAGACCGTTTGTTGCTCAGAAATTTGCATCAAATGATGACTTTTTATCTCAGAATGTTATACCTCTTGAAGCATACCATAATGGCCTAAAGACTGAAGATACATCTGTGTCTGCATCGGAGGAAGAAGGGCTGAGTTTCCTAAATGAATGTgatgaaacaaaagcagtactacatgatgaaaaaaaaaatcaatcactTACACTGAtagaacttctgaaaaataaaaggttaggagaagaaaggaatcCTGATATTTCTCCTCAGAAGATTCATAATCAAACTGCGAGAAAGAGGTTTGTTCAGAAATGTGTTCTTCCATTAAATGAAGACAGTCCATTGATGTATCAGCCACAAAAAATGGACTTGACTATGCAGTCAG CTTTAGACTGTAAGCAAAAGAAGTCAAGGTCAAGATctggaagcaagaaaaaaatgctgccattACCTCATAGTGCTGATGAAGTTTACATACTCAGATGCAG